The following are from one region of the Cynocephalus volans isolate mCynVol1 chromosome 17, mCynVol1.pri, whole genome shotgun sequence genome:
- the ASB6 gene encoding ankyrin repeat and SOCS box protein 6 isoform X2: MPFLHGFRRIIFEYQPLVDAILGSLGIQDPERQEPLDGPSYVASEESRILVLTELLERKAHSPFYQEGVSNALLKMAELGLTRAADVLLRNGANLNFEDPVTYYTALHIAILRNQPDMVELLVRHGADINRRDRERRPCCMLWPAATGCRSTTPRTSGSCWREGQTSRLPPKTGTPCSLASSSCLVRPWEGTKKRPR, encoded by the exons ATGCCGTTCCTGCACGGCTTCCGGAGGATCATCTTCGAGTACCAGCCGCTGGTGGATGCCATTCTGGGCTCCTTGGGGATCCAGGACCCCGAGCGGCAGGAGCCCCTGGACGG GCCCAGTTATGTCGCCAGTGAGGAGAGCCGGATCCTTGTTCTCACTGAGCTGCTGGAGAGGAAGGCCCACTCTCCATTTTACCAGGAAGGCGTGAGCAATGCCCTGTTGAAGATGGCCGAGCTGGGGCTGACACGGGCCGCTGACGTTCTCCTGAGGAACGGGGCCAATCTCAACTTTGAAG ACCCGGTCACCTACTACACGGCCCTCCACATTGCCATCCTGCGGAACCAGCCCGACATGGTGGAACTGCTGGTGCGCCATGGGGCTGACATTAACCGGAGGGACCGG GAAAGACGGCCCTGCTGCATGCTTTGGCCAGCAGCGACGGGGTGCAGATCCACAACACCGAGAACATCCGGCTCTTGCTGGAGGGAG GGGCAGACGTCAAGGCTACCACCAAAGACGGGGACACCGTGTTCACTTGCATCATCTTCCTGCTTGGTGAGACCGTGGGAGGGGACAAAGAAGAGGCCCAGATGA
- the C17H9orf50 gene encoding uncharacterized protein C9orf50 homolog translates to MYRVPGPILSGGRVLAHVNVTATPKGGRSRSRPFPGRAGRWRPRGSPALATSDGERGALWWQEGGTEPGVGVGGPPPRLPALPALPTGTQRAARNRQGLQSLRLPPLCQPDPPRGSASPRAVPGKREDGRRGAAWEAPDPAGALRGELLHRLRERSAEPQPQTSAAQQHRRGVSEHCQGSRQCPHCSFLPDLPGQSSSFQNSLKKILLCQIPALGLLKGDHSRFTTTRKANHRPPSTQVTKAKDVLTHSSLGEGSGPRRRCCPFRVRFADESMWDTLLRYWERNCAVQQNTIKNRTVTPPTVTEQVFRNIGRWLDSLPKDLYPSNKQETMAGPSDWDCPSLPTQESQGHLSEDASMNSSLPFIPRATTQRRWGPLKTFLDTHNVLERESFLPSLMLQPVLKRGHPKAYQLLLPSLTTQRAQK, encoded by the exons ATGTACCGTGTACCTGGCCCTATTCTGAGCGGTGGACGTGTCCTCGCTCATGTAAACGTCACAGCCACCCCCAAAGGTGGGCGCTCTCGCAGTCGCCCTTTTCCAG GACGCGCCGGCAGGTGGCGCCCGAGGGGCTCCCCGGCCTTGGCGACCTCCGACGGAGAGCGCGGCGCCCTGTGGTGGCAGGAAGGCGGTACCGAGCCCGGGGTGGGCGTCGGGGGGCCCCCGCCGCGCCTGCCCGCCCTGCCCGCCCTGCCCACCGGGACCCAGCGGGCGGCGCGGAACCGCCAGGGGCTCCAGTCCCTGCGGCTGCCGCCCCTGTGCCAGCCCGACCCGCCCCGGGGGTCGGCGTCCCCGCGAGCCGTGCCTGGAAAGCGTGAGGACGGCAGGAGGGGCGCGGCCTGGGAGGCCCCGGACCCCGCGGGCGCCCTCCGGGGAGAGCTCCTGCACCGGCTCCGGGAGAGGAGCGCTGAGCCGCAGCCGCAGA CCTCCGCAGCACAGCAACATCGAAGGGGTGTGTCAGAGCACTGCCAAGGTTCTCGTCAGTGTCCCCACTGCTCATTCCTCCCAGACCTGCC GGGACAGTCGTCATCCTTCCAGAATAGCCTTAAGAAGATTTTGCTCTGTCAGATACCTGCCCTGGGACTCCTGAAGGGTGATCACTCACGATTCACCACCACCAGGAAGGCCAACCA CAGGCCCCCCAGTACGCAGGTCACCAAGGCCAAGGATGTGCTCACGCACAGCTCCTTGGGGGAAGGCTCAGGGCCCCGCAGGCGGTGTTGCCCTTTCCGAGTGCGGTTCGCTGATGAGTCCATGTGGGACACTTTGCTCCGCTACTGGGAGCGCAACTGTGCAG TCCAGCAGAACACCATTAAGAACAGGACGGTCACCCCGCCAACAGTGACAGAGCAGGTGTTCAGGAACATCGGGAGATGGCTGGACAGTTTGCCCAAAGACCTGTACCCCAGCAACAAGCAGGAGACCATGGCCGGCCCCTCAGACTGGGACTGTCCCAGCCT GCCCACCCAGGAGTCACAGGGCCACCTTTCTGAGGATGCCTCCATGAATAGCAGCCTGCCCTTCATCCCTAGGGCCACCACTCAGAGGCGGTGGGGGCCCCTCAAAACCTTCCTGGACACCCACAATGTCCTGGAGCGG GAGTCCTTCCTGCCCAGCTTGATGCTGCAGCCGGTGCTGAAGCGAGGCCACCCGAAGGCGTACCAGCTCCTCCTGCCGTCCCTGACAACACAGCGTGCTCAGAAGTGA
- the NTMT1 gene encoding N-terminal Xaa-Pro-Lys N-methyltransferase 1 isoform X1: protein MTSEVIEDEKQFYSKAKTYWKHIPATVDGMLGGYGHISSIDISSSRKFLQRFLREGPNKTGTSFALDCGAGIGRITKRLLLPLFRVVDMVDMTEDFLVKAKTYLGEEGKRVRNYYCCGLQDFSPEPDSYDVIWIQWVIGHLTDQHLAEFLRRCKGGLRPNGIIVIKDNMAQEGVILDDVDSSVCRDLEVVRRIIRSAGLSLLAEERQENLPDEIYHVYSFALR from the exons ATGACAAGCGAGGTGATCGAAGATGAGAAGCAGTTCTATTCGAAGGCCAAGACGTACTGGAAGCACATCCCGGCCACAGTGGACGGCATGCTTGGGGGGTACGGCCACATCTCCAGCATCGACATCAGCAGCTCCCGGAAGTTCCTGCAGAGGTTTCTGAGG GAAGGCCCGAACAAGACAGGAACTTCCTTTGCCCTGGACTGTGGAGCTGGCATTGGCAGGATCACCAAGCGGCTGCTGCTGCCGCTCTTCAGAGTGGTGGACATGGTTGACATGACAGAGGACTTTCTGGTTAAAGCCAAGACCTACCTGGGGGAGGAGGGCAAGAGGGTGAGGAACTACTACTGTTGTGGTCTCCAGGACTTCAGCCCGGAGCCGGACTCTTACGACGTGATCTGGATCCAGTGGGTGATAG GCCACCTAACTGATCAGCACCTGGCTGAGTTCCTGCGGCGCTGCAAAGGGGGTCTCCGTCCCAATGGCATCATCGTCATCAAAGACAACATGGCCCAGGAAGGCGTGATCCTGGACGATGTGGACAGCAGCGTGTGCCGGGACCTCGAGGTGGTCCGCAGGATCATCCGCAGCGCAGGCCTCAGCCTCCTGGCCGAGGAGAGGCAGGAGAACCTCCCCGATGAGATCTACCACGTCTACAGCTTTGCCCTGAGATGA
- the NTMT1 gene encoding N-terminal Xaa-Pro-Lys N-methyltransferase 1 isoform X3 codes for MRSSSIRRPRRTGSTSRPQWTACLGGPNKTGTSFALDCGAGIGRITKRLLLPLFRVVDMVDMTEDFLVKAKTYLGEEGKRVRNYYCCGLQDFSPEPDSYDVIWIQWVIGHLTDQHLAEFLRRCKGGLRPNGIIVIKDNMAQEGVILDDVDSSVCRDLEVVRRIIRSAGLSLLAEERQENLPDEIYHVYSFALR; via the exons ATGAGAAGCAGTTCTATTCGAAGGCCAAGACGTACTGGAAGCACATCCCGGCCACAGTGGACGGCATGCTTGGGGG GCCCGAACAAGACAGGAACTTCCTTTGCCCTGGACTGTGGAGCTGGCATTGGCAGGATCACCAAGCGGCTGCTGCTGCCGCTCTTCAGAGTGGTGGACATGGTTGACATGACAGAGGACTTTCTGGTTAAAGCCAAGACCTACCTGGGGGAGGAGGGCAAGAGGGTGAGGAACTACTACTGTTGTGGTCTCCAGGACTTCAGCCCGGAGCCGGACTCTTACGACGTGATCTGGATCCAGTGGGTGATAG GCCACCTAACTGATCAGCACCTGGCTGAGTTCCTGCGGCGCTGCAAAGGGGGTCTCCGTCCCAATGGCATCATCGTCATCAAAGACAACATGGCCCAGGAAGGCGTGATCCTGGACGATGTGGACAGCAGCGTGTGCCGGGACCTCGAGGTGGTCCGCAGGATCATCCGCAGCGCAGGCCTCAGCCTCCTGGCCGAGGAGAGGCAGGAGAACCTCCCCGATGAGATCTACCACGTCTACAGCTTTGCCCTGAGATGA
- the NTMT1 gene encoding N-terminal Xaa-Pro-Lys N-methyltransferase 1 isoform X2 has translation MVDMTEDFLVKAKTYLGEEGKRVRNYYCCGLQDFSPEPDSYDVIWIQWVIGHLTDQHLAEFLRRCKGGLRPNGIIVIKDNMAQEGVILDDVDSSVCRDLEVVRRIIRSAGLSLLAEERQENLPDEIYHVYSFALR, from the exons ATGGTTGACATGACAGAGGACTTTCTGGTTAAAGCCAAGACCTACCTGGGGGAGGAGGGCAAGAGGGTGAGGAACTACTACTGTTGTGGTCTCCAGGACTTCAGCCCGGAGCCGGACTCTTACGACGTGATCTGGATCCAGTGGGTGATAG GCCACCTAACTGATCAGCACCTGGCTGAGTTCCTGCGGCGCTGCAAAGGGGGTCTCCGTCCCAATGGCATCATCGTCATCAAAGACAACATGGCCCAGGAAGGCGTGATCCTGGACGATGTGGACAGCAGCGTGTGCCGGGACCTCGAGGTGGTCCGCAGGATCATCCGCAGCGCAGGCCTCAGCCTCCTGGCCGAGGAGAGGCAGGAGAACCTCCCCGATGAGATCTACCACGTCTACAGCTTTGCCCTGAGATGA
- the ASB6 gene encoding ankyrin repeat and SOCS box protein 6 isoform X1 codes for MPFLHGFRRIIFEYQPLVDAILGSLGIQDPERQEPLDGPSYVASEESRILVLTELLERKAHSPFYQEGVSNALLKMAELGLTRAADVLLRNGANLNFEDPVTYYTALHIAILRNQPDMVELLVRHGADINRRDRIHESSPLDLASEEPERLPCLQRLLDLGADVNAADKHGKTALLHALASSDGVQIHNTENIRLLLEGGADVKATTKDGDTVFTCIIFLLGETVGGDKEEAQMINRFCFQVTQLLLAHGADPSECPAHESLTHICLKSFKLHFPLLRFLLESGAAYNCSLHGASCWSGFHIIFERLCSHPGCAEDESHVDLLRKAETVLDLMVTNSQKLQLPENFDIHPVGSLAAKIQALHFSLRQLESYPPPLKHLCRVSIRLYLQPWPVDVKVKALPLPDRLKWYLLSEHSSTVEDDI; via the exons ATGCCGTTCCTGCACGGCTTCCGGAGGATCATCTTCGAGTACCAGCCGCTGGTGGATGCCATTCTGGGCTCCTTGGGGATCCAGGACCCCGAGCGGCAGGAGCCCCTGGACGG GCCCAGTTATGTCGCCAGTGAGGAGAGCCGGATCCTTGTTCTCACTGAGCTGCTGGAGAGGAAGGCCCACTCTCCATTTTACCAGGAAGGCGTGAGCAATGCCCTGTTGAAGATGGCCGAGCTGGGGCTGACACGGGCCGCTGACGTTCTCCTGAGGAACGGGGCCAATCTCAACTTTGAAG ACCCGGTCACCTACTACACGGCCCTCCACATTGCCATCCTGCGGAACCAGCCCGACATGGTGGAACTGCTGGTGCGCCATGGGGCTGACATTAACCGGAGGGACCGG ATCCACGAGAGCAGCCCTTTGGACCTGGCTAGTGAGGAGCCGGAGCGCCTGCCCTGCCTGCAGCGCCTCCTGGACCTGGGAGCAGATGTCAATGCAGCTGACAAGCATG GAAAGACGGCCCTGCTGCATGCTTTGGCCAGCAGCGACGGGGTGCAGATCCACAACACCGAGAACATCCGGCTCTTGCTGGAGGGAG GGGCAGACGTCAAGGCTACCACCAAAGACGGGGACACCGTGTTCACTTGCATCATCTTCCTGCTTGGTGAGACCGTGGGAGGGGACAAAGAAGAGGCCCAGATGATCAACCGCTTCTGCTTCCAAGTAACTCAGCTCTTGCTGGCTCATGGGGCGGACCCCAGCGAGTGCCCAGCCCACGAGTCCCTCACACACATCTGCCTCAAAAGCTTCAAACTGCACTTCCCTCTCCTGCGCTTCCTGCTGGAGTCCGGAGCTGCCTATAACTGTTCCCTGCATGGTGCGTCCTGCTGGTCTGGCTTCCACATCATCTTTGAGAGGCTCTGTTCCCACCCGGGCTGCGCCGAAGACGAGAGCCACGTGGACCTCCTGCGCAAAGCCGAGACCGTCCTGGATCTCATGGTGACTAACTCCCAGAAACTCCAACTGCCAGAAAACTTTGATATCCACCCTGTAGGCAGCCTGGCAGCAAAGATCCAGGCCCTCCACTTCTCCCTGAGGCAGCTGGAGAGCTATCCCCCGCCCCTCAAGCACCTGTGTCGCGTGTCCATCCGGCTCTACCTCCAGCCATGGCCTGTGGATGTGAAGGTCAAAGCCCTGCCTCTGCCAGACAGGCTGAAGTGGTACCTCCTCAGCGAGCACAGCAGCACTGTCGAAGACGACATCTGA